The Gemmatimonadota bacterium region AGGGATCGCCTTTCTCTGAGGAGAGCTTCCCAACCAGTTTAAGGACTTTCTCTTCAATGTGATAGTATTCAGCAGCCGCTTGGCGTTTTTCGTGTTTTTTGAATTTACCTTTAGTTTTCGCCATTGCCGCACCCTCAAGAATGGTAAGACAGAAATATGCCATGCTTGGCAATGGCTCCCGTTTTCGACAATAATTCATATAACGTTCGTACATCGTCTGAACATCAGCATCGATAGATAAGCCCGATGGCGGTGGGGGATAATCAGGAGGTGTTATGGTACCAGTAGCTGCGGACGTTGTAACCTTCACAGTAATAGACGCGGCGTCGACGCTACCTGGCGTGGGATTTCGATCCACGATTTTTGCTCTGTCGAATTTTAACTTGAAGAAGTCGGGATCACGCTTTAAACCAGCATCAAGCTCCCAGATCCGGATATACTCCTTGACTGATTGCCGCGCTTCTGGTTCTGTGGCGTAATGACCCTTTAACTTAAAATACACTTTTTTATTTTTCACTTTTACCCGAAACTCTGGCTCATCACGAACGAGTGGCTTCGCTTTTTCGTAGTTCACGGATTTATCGTGCTCAATGGTATAAAATAAGGCAACTACATGAGGATCATTCATTGTCCTCTCCATTTGTGTGCTATTTGCCTGTCAACATGCGCTATTCTCCTTGTGTGGTCCGTCCCCAATGACGGCAGATATACGATCTGCAAGCCCCTTCCGCAATTCCTCTGGCGTTTCCCAACCAATGTGATTGTACTGGCGTGTATCGAAATGGATATCGTTGTTGTCCAACACGTCCTGTCTACAGGTAAAAAAGACCTCGATACCGAGTCCATGTGCAAAGCCAGCTTCGTAATAGACACCTCCGCGAGCTCCGTCCTCTCCCTGAGTAAAATCAGCGACAACAAAGCGAGAGCGTCTGATTTCGGCAATGATTTCGTCGTCTATCTTGTTGTTATGTTCTTGTTGATCAATTCGGACTGCTTCGTATCCTGCATCTTCGATTCCGAGTTTAATGCCTTCTTCCCATGCTTCATCGGTAGAGGGATTAAACCACATAGCCACAAAACCTTTTGATGATTCGGCGTTCGCTGTTTCAAGTTCTTCAAGTCGAGCGTATCCCTCGACCGTTAGGGTGTATTCATTTGGAAAAGTTGGATGTCTTCTTTTTATCCAACACTGCTCACACAAATAGTCTAATAGATAGTCCACCTCATGCTCGTGGACGGATTCCGACCAAGCTGCTATCGCTGTGTTGGACATATCTGCGGATAAAAAGCTAAAATATTTACCGATCTCTACAGTTTGATCTCCAATATACTGGAGAAGTCGGTCCGCGCGGTCGTGGACGGACAAATCCCGTTGCTGTTCCGCATCCGTGATCGTTTGCTCGAATATTTCCGGACATTCGTTACCCAATCGCCGCTGATCGACCAACCATGTGGTCAGGCGTACCTTGACGCGGGCATTGGCTTTCGGCAGGCATCTAATAGCTGATCAATCAATGAAGTACCTGCCGCCCGCACGACATTCTGATTTTTCGTTCATGCTTTTGTCTCCTTACTTTACATCACCATCCTTAATAACAAAAATCGCTTCCTGAGCCGCCGAAAGGGATTTACCTTTGGAATACACCTATTTTTTGCCCGGTTGATGTACCTGTAGCGAGGGACTCAACCTTCGGATTCAATACCCATCCAGCAGAGAAGTTCTATTTCGTCCTGATTGATCGGGGGCAGAAGCGGAGGGAGTTCAGTCGGAGTTAGCGCACTAAAGGCGGGAAACTTTCAATGTTTCCATCAGATACCTGCAGTTGATCCCCATTTTGTCATCAACTGAACCTTCGCCTTCATTTGGACGCGGGGGATCGAGATCGAGCGTAATCCATCCATCGTAGCCTCGCTCATTCAGCATGGCCCAAATCGCAGGGTGATCGACGCCGCCGGACCCCAGATCTTTGTACAGTATTTCCTCCGCGTGCATCTCCTTCGTCGGTGTCGGGCCAGTATAACCGCGATACGACGCCTTCGAATCCTTCCAATGGACGGCGGCCAGTCGGTCGTAATAATCGTCGATGAGCTGAACGGGATCGCCTCCTCCCAGGTTGAGCTGTGCGGTATCGGGAATCCAGGACACGATATCCGGGTCGGTCTGATCGAGAAGGGCGCGAACTTCCTCCGGCCGCTCAATCGGCCCCCAGATATGCGGGTGTGGCGCGATCGTCACACCCATATCAAGCGTTCGCTTGCCGAGTTCTGACACAGTCTCTGAGATCGCTTTGATGTCATCCGCAGTTGTTCCGTTTTGCGGACGGCTCCCCATGTTGATCTTGAAGTGCGTGCAGCCGAAGACCTTCAGGAAATCGCGACAGAAAGCGACATGGTCGGCGATTGTTTCACCACGCTTTGACCGATCGATAAACGCCATCGACTGACCGGGCCCGCCGTTTGAGGCGGTAATGAGCCGAATACCGTGTTCGTCGAGGATGGCCTTCAGAGCTTGCGGGTCGTCGAGCCAGGCGATCAGGCCACTGCGGTAAGGTTCGACGCCCGGCAGACCGTGCCTGGCAATCAACTCCGCGGATTCAGTCGTGAAGGCTCCGAAAATGGCGCCGCCCATAGCAAAGTGGATGTTTGATGACATACTGATCTTTTGCCTCCATATTTTATTCATCTCGCGTAGTCCATCACCCCCAAACCCCCGTCGCCGTCCCCTGCACCGGAAACGCCGCCCTCAGCATAGCCACATCCTCCCTCTCTCCTACCACGACCTGCTCCACCGGCACCAACCCCAGCACCATCTTCATCACCCCATCCTGCCCGATCTCCACCCAATCCCCTTTCCCTTCTCCCACCGTCAACCGCTCCCCATCCCACGCCAATCCAACCGTCTCTCCCCGCACGCGAAGACTGACCTCCCCCGTCGCCTGTTTCGCCATCCGCAGCCGCTCCGTCAGTTCCGGCGCAATCGCCTCAAGCAGTCCCCTCAGACTCAGCACCTGCAGCATGTTCCCGCCTTCCGACGACTGCCAGAGCGACGGCACGAACCCACAGCTCGAATCCCGATACAGATCGTAGAGCGACGGGTCCAGCGGCAGCCGCGCCCTGACCGATTCCGCCCCCGCGATCGCCGCCTGACGCAGAACGTATCGCAGCGTTGCGCCAAGCGGTCGCGTATCACCCGGATCGCACGCCCCGTCGGAGATCGACACCGCCGACGAAAACCGCGTATAAGGCGGCGCGTTCTGTGACGCGAAAACATAGGCCCGGACCGCTCCGCCCACCTCATATACCACCCGCCACGGGTTCCCGGCGCCCGCCCCGAACGACCGCGATGGCTCAGCCCCCGTTCGCCCCGCATTGAACACCGCGTAAAGCGCCTCGCACGCCGCCGCATCCCGACATCCATCGTACGCCCGGATCCGCGCATCCTCCTCCGGCCGATCCAGATAGCTCACCGGATCGGTGAACCCGCCCCGCGACGTCAATCCCCGCAGCGCGAAGTCGATGTAGCCCCGCGGAAACGGCACCCACCCGAACCGCTCGTAGAACCGCCGATACCCACCCAACCGCGACAGGGGATACCCGTCCGCCCGCAACTGCCCCACCACCATCTTCATCAACGCCGTCCCAAGCCCCTCCCCCTGACAACTCGGCGCGATACACACCTCCCCGACATCTGCCTTGGCCACGACCGCCTGCCCCACCTGAATCTCCTCCCGCCGAACATGCGCCGCCCCAACGATCTCCCCCTCTCGCACAAGCACCCAATGCGCGTCAGTCTCCCTCGTAATTCTCTCCTTGTCGCGCTCGTACTTCTCCGATCCCGGCGTCCTCCCAAACGCCTGCGCCATTACGCGAAGGACCTCCTCCACATCCCCCACCATCGCTCGCCTGAACTCAATCTCACTCATTTCCCACTGGTATCCTGATTACACAAAAGGTTCTTTTCCATCTTCCCATTTTCTACCCACAGGCCGCAACTGACCAGAACCCTTCACATTGTATATGCGGCCATCGACATCTGGAATCGCGTATTTCTTAAACCACGTTTCCATCTCTCCTTTGAGATCTTTCACGCGATCAGCCTGTGCCGGGTCATCAATTAAATTGTTGCGATCATCGGGGTCATTCACAACATCGTAAAGCTCATTCGGTCCATCTGGATAACGATGGATGTATTTCCACTCGGCGGTCCGGATTATCCTGCAATAACCATACTCATCATAAATGACAACACTGTCACGACCTTTTGCACACTCATTTTTCAACACGGGGACCAGCGATTGTCCTGGCAAATTCGTATCGGGAATCGGAAGATCAACATAGTCCAAAAACGTGGGCAAAATATCATAAGCCGAAGCCAGCGCCGATTGCACCGTGCCTTCTGGAATCACACCCGGGTGCGTAGCTAAAAAAGGCACTTTAATCGAATTCTCATACATATTCACCGGATTAGTTCCATTGCCCTTACCCCAAAACCCATGTTGCCCGCACGAATACCCATTGTCAGAAGTAAACACCACAAGCGTATTTTCGCGCAAACCCTTTTCTTCCAGCTTGTCCAAAATCCGCCCCACATCCAGATCCATCGCAGTCACCGCCGCAAAATATCCCTTCAAACTTTCGCGCTGCCCCAGGTTATTGCTCAGCCCTCTCATTGACCGGGCTGGCAGATCTGCATCATCCTCAGGCACCTTTGCCCAGGGATGGAGCGGTTCCTGTGGGCACGTCTCAAACGCACAGTCATCATAAGAATCCACAATATCCTGAGGATGACCGATCCACGGCGCGTGTGGCGCAGTATAATGAACACTCAGATAAAATGGATTTTCATCTTCTGCGTGAGCATCGATATATTCAAGCGCATCATCCGTAATCACATGCGTCACATAACCGGGCACAACCTCTGTCACACCATCGCGTATCATTCCCTGATCATTATAAACGCCCGCCCCACCCGGATGCGCAAACCAGTGAGAAAATCCACATTGCGGAAGAGACGAATTGCCCAAATGCCATTTGCCCGACAGACCACATGCCCACCCATTGTCAGCCAAAATATTTGTGTAACAAACTTCATCGTCGAGAAAACTCAGTCCTGTAGTCCCAAAATTGACCTGACCCGCAATAAAATCGTGAACGCCGTGCTGAGACGGAATCCGTCCGGTCAAAAAAGAAGCCCGGCTGGCCGAACACACCGGAATCGTCACAAAGAAATTCTCAAACCGCACGCCTGTTGCCGCCATGCGGTCGAGGTTTGGCGTTCGAATTTCTGCATTGCCATAACAACCCGCCGCCCAAACAGCCATGTCATCGGCGAGAATAAAAACGATATTGGTTTTTTCTAAAGTTGACATAAAGACCGCCTCCTCTGCTTATTCAGGTCTTCGGCCGCGCAGTTCAATCTGGTCGAGAATGATCTCTGAATGACGGTCGATGAAGATAAAAGAGAAGCGGACGTTTCTGACCGATTGGACGGCATGTTCGTACTCGAGTTCGTATTTTTTCAGTTTGCTATCTACAGTTATTTCTTCAGAGGTCCAGATGACGGGGTCATTTTCGGGAGCGTGACCAAGCTGAATGTGCAACCGCGCAGTACCGACTTCGCATCTCGCGCAAAACGAGATCTGGTATATGCTGCCTTCCCGGAGCTGGATGGTGTACTTATTTGCCTGCACCTTTCCCCTTACGCGAAACTTCCAGTCCGGCTCGTATTGCTGATAGAGCGACGGTATAACCCCGCGCCCCACGTCGGGGTCAAAGGTAAAAGGCACATGCACTCTGATGGCCCGTGTTCCATCTACACCTTGTCCGTCAGCAGTCCCCATAATGGCATATTCGGATGAATTCCAGTCTGACAAATCGAGCTGAAAGTCCGAATTGACGATCTGATTGGTAGGCGGGACTTCTGCTGGCGGTTCTTTTCCGGTCAGGTTTTTTACCAGACCTTCAACACCTGCAAATCCCCATTCTGAATTATACAGTCCGTAGGGCCAGGCATTATTGAATACACCACAGTAGTACGACCATTCAATACTTCTTTTGGCAAGCTCAGGTACCATAAAGCCCGTGTATTCTTCAACATGCCTTATTTCATGATTAAGACGTGCGCCCCATTCACTGAGATAGACCTTTTTGTTGTGTTTTTTTGACCACGCGTCTGCTTCTTCCAAATCTGCAAGTATGGTTTCTCGCCAGCCTGGATGATCTTTGTTGATATCCTGGTCTATTGCACCGTGGGTAAAAGGTTTGGGGTGATAACAATGAAAAACGCCCCAAATATTGGGATCATCGGCAAAACCGGTTCCGTCTTCGAGTGTATATGAAAGATACTCCGGTGTTACATATTTCGTGAGCAACTGCACACCATTAAAATGCGGCCCACCAACGGCTATCAATCTCGTTGGATTTGACCGGCGAATTTCCTGGATACACGCCGAATACCATGCCATGGTTTCAGCTTCTTTTCCATCGGGGTGTCCTGCCATTTTGGGTTCGTTAAACGCTTCAAAAATCAACTCAGCAGGATAGTCTCCATAATATTCCGCAACTTCACCCCACCACTGTACAAGGCTTTCTTTTCCCCAACAATACATTGAAAAAGGAACAAGGACGACTTTTAAGCCGAGTTCCAACGCATCGTCAACTGCCGGTTTATAGAATTCCGGATTCCAGCCCTGTTTAATAAAGAAACGGACGGAATCAAATCCGGCTTCTTTGAACGCAATATAAAAGCCTTTATCATAGGAAACTTTATTTACTTCGGTTGCGGTAAAATCGGTATTGATACCTTTGCCGAGCGTTAAAGATCTGTTTTGTTCTGTGAAGTCCTGTGTCATCTGTATCTCCTGCAATGGATTTAGAGAATACTGTGAACAGGAGTGAAGTGAATCGATTTCAGACTGGCTTTGCTCAAAGCGCCTTCGAGACAGGAAACGCTGATTTTGTAAGTACCCGGCCCGGAAAAGTTAATCCAGCCAATGGGAAAACGCTGGTAGTTATGAGATGAATTTTGCTGATTTTGAATGTGTTCACCATTTTCAATAGTAACCCCCCAGACGAGACGCCCTTCACCCGAATAGGTGAGATCCACGATGTAGTCTCCAGGCGCAAGAACGTTGACCGTCCAGGTCGCTTTGCCTTCAGGCGTCCATTTATGGACACGGCTGACGTGTTTCCATTCTCCAAATTTTTCCATCCAGCGTTGATTTGCCAATGTGGCATTTTCAACGGTCGCAGCTTCTGAAAGAATTTCGGTCTCTATTTCGGGATCAATTGCCCAGGTCGAATCGGCTTTCGGCGTGCCTTTGAGTTTGACTTCAAGGACTGAAACCAGGTTTTCGGGTGCCTGCGGCGATAGCTCAAAGCAGGTCCAGCCGTGTTTTTTATCAAAACTGACAGGTGTAGATTGATCGCCATCGAGGAGGGATGCAGATTCGATTTCTGTTTTGAGGCCTGGCAGATAAAGTGTGCCAGAGGCAGGCCAGCTGAAAATGCTGAGAAAGAGCGTGTTGTCTTTTACCGTCACATCTCCCCAGGGCAGGGCATGTTGCCAGGGTGATGCATCGGTACCATAGACGACCTGGGGATAGCGCTTGATCCACTCGCCAGCAGCACGTAAAGTGCGGGCAGCTCTTTCGGGTATTGAACCGTCACCGCGGGGACCTATGTTGAGCATGTAAGTGCCACCTCTGGCAACACAGGAGATCAGGCGGCGAAGAATTTCTCTGGGTGTTTTCCAGTACTCATCGTACCAGGCAAAAGCCCAGGAGTCGTTGGTAGTATCGACGCTTTCCCACATACCTTCAACGTTGGTGGATGGCACATCCATATCACCCAGCGTCTTGTAGTCACCCAGCCCGTGCCCGGCGCGGCCTGAAACGAGCGCATTGGGTTGATTTTTGCGCACGACTTCGATGAGTTGCTCAATGTACTTTTTGGGCATCTGTCCGGGTGTGTCAAACCAGATGAGTTCGATGGGGCCGTACTGGCTGGTGATTTCTTCGACCTGTGGCAGGCATTTTTTGACAAAATAATCGTCGAAGGTGGCCGGGTTGCCATCGGCATCTGTGTCTGGACCGTTTGCACCACCTGGAAAAGTCCAGTCCTGATTGTGAGAGTAGTAGAATCCAAATCCGAGACCGAGTTTTTTGCAGGCCCCGGCGAGTTCTTTCATGGGGTCGCGATTAAATTGGGTAACTGCACCAATATTAAAGTCGTTGCAGGCTGAGCGATACATAGCAAAACCATCGTGGTGCTTGCTGGTAATAATGATGTATTTCATGCCCGCGTCTTTGGCCAGTTGTGCTATTTCTGTTGCATCAAAATTGACGGGGTTAAAGGTTTTCGCCATTTCCATATATTCCTCGACCGGAATATTGGCCATGCGCGGGTTCATGATCCATTCGCCAATGCCGTAGTACGTTTTGCCATCGACTTTGTTGGCAAGTTGAGCATATGGACCCCAGTGGATAAACATCGCGTAATTGCCATCATTAAAGAGTTGCCCCCGTTCTGCATTTTCAGCGCGCAGTGCAATGACATCTTCGCCCCAAAGCGCGTCCATTTCCTGCCTATTGCCTTCCTGCATGTTTGTTTCCCTCTCCCGGTTTTTCTAAAGGTTGTCTCATAAAATGGGACGGCCAAACTTTTCGAGGTAATCCTCGTGCACCATCTGTTCGTAGGAGGTCACGTCCTCAAGGGGCAACTTAACCGGAGCCATGCCGTTGAGCGACGATTCGTAAATCGCCATGGCCATCTCCACATCCTTGCGACCGCCGAGACCGTATTCGGGAGGCTCGTCGTTGAGCGCTGCATTCGCGATGCTCATGATCTCGGAGGCATGACCGACACACCAATCGTCAATGGCATAGTCCCGAAACGGATTCTCATAGACGACTTCGGGATTCGTATGCACGACGATCCGCTGCAGCACATCCACCCCGTCGATTTTGCGACGTACAGTCTCGACAGGAATATCCTGCATCTCCTCGCCGATGCGCAAACGCAGGGGGATCTCGGGACCAAAATAGTCGGTATCGAGAATACCGCCAAGGGTGCCGATAATCTGGCAGTATTTCTGTGCCTCACCAAGGCGTGATGTCTCATAAATACCCACTGCGCCGCTTGCAAAATCAATCATTGCATGCGCCCAGTCTTCATGGATACTCATGGGATCCGACCGGTACTTTCTCACCGTTGCGGTAATCTGTTGAGGCTCACTTTGGGCGTACAACCGCAACTGAGACAACCGATGTGCCCCCATATCCATGCACATGCCAGAAGTGCGACCAAAGCCAGAGATGGGTCGGCTCAAACCGCTGTGCGTAACAGTCGGCTCAAACGGATCCTGCCGCTTTGGCTCAACGAAATACACGCGAACGATATCGCCCAGAATCCCCTCTTCAATGAGCTTAATGATCATCCGCTGCTTCGGCATGCGAAAGTAATTTTCTGCCACCTCAAAATGCACGCCATTACGACGACAAGCATCAATAATAATGTCACAACAGGGCAAGGTCAGCGCCATCGGCTTTTCCACCATGACGTGTTTGCCGTGCTCTGCGATCAACCTGGCAAGCACATGGTGTAGGGGGTCGCCGGTGATGACATCTACAGCCATGATGTCCGGGTGTTTTTCCAGCATCTCCTCGACACCGGTGTACCACGGAACACCATAGGATTCTCCGGTCTGTTTCGCTAACGATTTATCCATGTCACAGAGCGCGACAAAATCGAGTTCGCCGTGTTTGGCGAGCGTGTGCATTGTCGGCAGGTGCCATTTTTGTGACGCCCTTCCACAACCCAGAATGGCGACTTTAGCTTTCATATCGTCAATTCCTTACTGGTGTGCTGCAGCGTGACGCCGGAGCATCGCAACACTTTCATCCACCTGATCTTCGGAAAGACCATGCAGAATGACCGACACGTCGAAGGGAAGTCCACAGAGCAACGACACATAATGGGCGTAATCGAGCTTGCCGGTACCAGCGGCGAGATGTCCGGCATCGCCACCGCGATCCAGATCTTTGCCATGGGCCATGGCAATGTGGTCGCCCAAAAGCTCGAAAGCCTCGTCTAATACCTCTCTCATGCGAGGCAGGTCATCTTTGCCAAAAATGTTGGCGGCATCCATCACGACTTTCAGGTTGGGTGAACCCATTTCATCAATCAGTTGCCGACTCTTATGCACTGTGCTGGCAACGTTGTTTATCTCTGGTTCAAACGCAAGGATCACGCCAGCCGCTTCGGCAACCGGCAGTACCTGTTCCAGGGTATTGCGTAGCACCTGCCAGGCTTCTTCTGTTTCGTTATCCGGGTGCCAGTGCCACATGCTCTCTGAATCGCGCGATCCGGTACAGGTGGCAATCACCGAGGTCCCCATCGGGTCACACGCCGGAATAAGCAATTTGAGATGCTCGATAGCTTCCTGACGTTTTTCTTCATCGGGATGAACCATATTGACCGTGCCAGCCAGGGCAGCGATGACCATGCCGCGCTTTTCGATCTCCGCCCGAACCACGGGTGCCTTTGCGAGTTTATCAGATAGCGAACCCTCCACATTCAGAGATCCCAAATTGAATTGAAGATGCCTGATGTCGTGCCCGAGTATGGCGTCGAGCGTTTCCTCCAGGGTCGGCCGAGCAATTTGCCCTGACATAATTCCCACTTGCATAATGTGTGTCCTCAGGTTATGAGCCAGCGATTGCTGGCTGGTTGGTTAAAAGATCCGTTATTTCCCGCTTTTCCCTCGCATTCAGTTCGTTATAGACAGGACTCTCCACGAGGAGCTTATAGGCGTTTCGGGTATCCGTCTTGGGCATCACACCTGGCACCTGGAACGATTGCAGCATTGCGGCCCGCTTCTGCTGGCTGCGGTTGATACCCGCCCGATGCCACATTCTGGCATCGTATAGAATGATGCTACCGCCAGGCGCTTCCACCACATCCGCTTCAGGACCGCTATAGGGCACACGCCCCTCTTGCGTATCGTTCCACTCAGGCGGTGGCGGTGTGTCTGATAGATGCGAACCCAGTTTGAATGCTGTCGCACCGCGAATCCTGGTGAAGTCAGAAACACAAACATTGCGCTGCATGGCCTTGACGGGTTCTTTGCGGTAGGCAATCTCGTCCCCACCGGTTGACGCCGTATAGGGAAAATCAGAATGCCAACCGCCAAGTTTGCTTTTGCCATCGTCCGGGTCCAGCACTCTAAAGCCCGGCGGATGCCCCAGATGTAAATCCCGGGCCTGCATATACTGCCTGGCCAGCCAGATGGAGATAGGCTCCGTGATCGCCCGGCCAACAGCGACACTCTGACAGACCTTGGGTATCTCGTTGTTCACCTCCAAATGTTCGTAACGATCTGTACCGGCGACGCGCTCCAGACTCTCCACGATTTCTGGTGGCAGAATACAGGTCAGACACACCCAGCCTTCGCGCTGCAGATGCTCGAGATATTCAGACGGCAGCTTCTCCGGGCCATGGCTGACCGTGAATATCACCTCCTCCTCGCCAACCGGCAACACGCAGGTTGTGCCATCTATTTCTACAGCGAGTTTCTTTCCAGACGCCACATGCCTCACACCATCTGCCGTGCGGTCCCAGATCACGCGGTCATCCGCCTCGTCAAACAATGCGAGATCACCCCCATCCTCCAATCCAAGCATAGCGCCGTCGGTTGCAATCAAAAGCACAAAGTGGTGCTCTGGTCGCTCGACCTTGACCACTCGTTCCTGAAAAAGTTGTTGTTCACTCATCGTGTCACTCCATTAATATCATATCTCGACACAAAATTCCAGATTAAACGACTGGTATTAGAGCCATCGTAGCTAATATCAAACCAGACATGCCCTCCACCGATAACCTTGTAATGCTCTACAGAAGTATTGTTGTCTCCATCTGTATATGAATAACGTTCTATTATTACGCCACTCTCATTCATACGATTTACGATCGGAGTATTACTGGCGTTATTAAACCCTATCCAATAAGCAAGCACCTCATCAATTGATAATAACCCTGCACTTCCCCCGCCATAAGGGACAACATAGTCCGATGTACCGTGAATATTTATCATAGCCGTAGGGTGTGAGGGGCTACAGTTGTTATATGTTTCCTCCATCATTGTTCCAGCAACAGAACCTATAGCCGCTATTTTATCACTGTGATAGCAAGCAAGTGCATAAGAAAAAAAAGCGCCATTTGAGTAACCACAGGAATATACCCTTGCTACATCAATATTATACCTGGAACAAATTTCATCAATTAACGCTTCCACAAAGCCAAAGTCATCCGCATCACTTTTATTATCATCTGATTCTAAACCAGAATTCCAGTGCGGATCTCCCCCCAGCAATGTACCTTGAGGATAAGCCAGAATAAAATTTTCTATATCTGCCAGAGGCCGCATATCTGCATATTTTAAGTACTGGTTTGCAAACCCACCATATCCGTGAAAATTAAGCATCAGTGGAACTCTTGAAGTTCCATCATAAGCCTCAGGCACATATATAATATATTCTCTTGTTACACCACCATGGAAAAGTGTTTGTGTAAACAAACCCGCTGTATTTGTATCACCACCACCGCACTCTGTACCAAAGACCTCTACAAAAGCCAGAAAATCGGTTATATCAACACGCCCACTACTGTCAAAATCCATCTGTGCATTGTAATTCGTATCCGCAGAACTGGTGCCAAAGACCACTACAAAAGCCAGAAAATCGGCTATATTAACGCGTCTATTGCCGTCAAAATCTCCAGGACACGCTGCAGTAGTTGAAGATACCGTCTCACCTGTGATGAACAATGCGGCCAATATCAGCGCGATGGCGACGATGGCAAAAGTCGTAATGCGTTGATACATGGTATTCTTCTATTTGTGGAATGAACTAAATAGGATATACGACGCAATTTCTCATAAGGAGCCTCCGATGAACATCGACCCCATTCTTCGCGAACAACGCGACCGTGTTGCGTTCCTGCGCGACCGGTTCCGCAGGAACGACGACCGAAACTACGATCCGGACGTCGCACTTCTTCGGAACTTCGATCCGTTCTTTCCCCGCTTCACAGGACACACGCGTACGGCTTCGATTTGGTACGCCGTTCTGCTTCTTTTATCAGACGACCGGACATACGGCACGGATGACGCCGGTGAGGCCAATCGCATCATCC contains the following coding sequences:
- a CDS encoding sulfatase-like hydrolase/transferase; its protein translation is MSTLEKTNIVFILADDMAVWAAGCYGNAEIRTPNLDRMAATGVRFENFFVTIPVCSASRASFLTGRIPSQHGVHDFIAGQVNFGTTGLSFLDDEVCYTNILADNGWACGLSGKWHLGNSSLPQCGFSHWFAHPGGAGVYNDQGMIRDGVTEVVPGYVTHVITDDALEYIDAHAEDENPFYLSVHYTAPHAPWIGHPQDIVDSYDDCAFETCPQEPLHPWAKVPEDDADLPARSMRGLSNNLGQRESLKGYFAAVTAMDLDVGRILDKLEEKGLRENTLVVFTSDNGYSCGQHGFWGKGNGTNPVNMYENSIKVPFLATHPGVIPEGTVQSALASAYDILPTFLDYVDLPIPDTNLPGQSLVPVLKNECAKGRDSVVIYDEYGYCRIIRTAEWKYIHRYPDGPNELYDVVNDPDDRNNLIDDPAQADRVKDLKGEMETWFKKYAIPDVDGRIYNVKGSGQLRPVGRKWEDGKEPFV
- a CDS encoding alpha-L-fucosidase; the encoded protein is MQEGNRQEMDALWGEDVIALRAENAERGQLFNDGNYAMFIHWGPYAQLANKVDGKTYYGIGEWIMNPRMANIPVEEYMEMAKTFNPVNFDATEIAQLAKDAGMKYIIITSKHHDGFAMYRSACNDFNIGAVTQFNRDPMKELAGACKKLGLGFGFYYSHNQDWTFPGGANGPDTDADGNPATFDDYFVKKCLPQVEEITSQYGPIELIWFDTPGQMPKKYIEQLIEVVRKNQPNALVSGRAGHGLGDYKTLGDMDVPSTNVEGMWESVDTTNDSWAFAWYDEYWKTPREILRRLISCVARGGTYMLNIGPRGDGSIPERAARTLRAAGEWIKRYPQVVYGTDASPWQHALPWGDVTVKDNTLFLSIFSWPASGTLYLPGLKTEIESASLLDGDQSTPVSFDKKHGWTCFELSPQAPENLVSVLEVKLKGTPKADSTWAIDPEIETEILSEAATVENATLANQRWMEKFGEWKHVSRVHKWTPEGKATWTVNVLAPGDYIVDLTYSGEGRLVWGVTIENGEHIQNQQNSSHNYQRFPIGWINFSGPGTYKISVSCLEGALSKASLKSIHFTPVHSIL
- a CDS encoding cellulase family glycosylhydrolase — its product is MTQDFTEQNRSLTLGKGINTDFTATEVNKVSYDKGFYIAFKEAGFDSVRFFIKQGWNPEFYKPAVDDALELGLKVVLVPFSMYCWGKESLVQWWGEVAEYYGDYPAELIFEAFNEPKMAGHPDGKEAETMAWYSACIQEIRRSNPTRLIAVGGPHFNGVQLLTKYVTPEYLSYTLEDGTGFADDPNIWGVFHCYHPKPFTHGAIDQDINKDHPGWRETILADLEEADAWSKKHNKKVYLSEWGARLNHEIRHVEEYTGFMVPELAKRSIEWSYYCGVFNNAWPYGLYNSEWGFAGVEGLVKNLTGKEPPAEVPPTNQIVNSDFQLDLSDWNSSEYAIMGTADGQGVDGTRAIRVHVPFTFDPDVGRGVIPSLYQQYEPDWKFRVRGKVQANKYTIQLREGSIYQISFCARCEVGTARLHIQLGHAPENDPVIWTSEEITVDSKLKKYELEYEHAVQSVRNVRFSFIFIDRHSEIILDQIELRGRRPE
- a CDS encoding GNAT family N-acetyltransferase, with translation MSEIEFRRAMVGDVEEVLRVMAQAFGRTPGSEKYERDKERITRETDAHWVLVREGEIVGAAHVRREEIQVGQAVVAKADVGEVCIAPSCQGEGLGTALMKMVVGQLRADGYPLSRLGGYRRFYERFGWVPFPRGYIDFALRGLTSRGGFTDPVSYLDRPEEDARIRAYDGCRDAAACEALYAVFNAGRTGAEPSRSFGAGAGNPWRVVYEVGGAVRAYVFASQNAPPYTRFSSAVSISDGACDPGDTRPLGATLRYVLRQAAIAGAESVRARLPLDPSLYDLYRDSSCGFVPSLWQSSEGGNMLQVLSLRGLLEAIAPELTERLRMAKQATGEVSLRVRGETVGLAWDGERLTVGEGKGDWVEIGQDGVMKMVLGLVPVEQVVVGEREDVAMLRAAFPVQGTATGVWG
- a CDS encoding sugar phosphate isomerase/epimerase, which encodes MNKIWRQKISMSSNIHFAMGGAIFGAFTTESAELIARHGLPGVEPYRSGLIAWLDDPQALKAILDEHGIRLITASNGGPGQSMAFIDRSKRGETIADHVAFCRDFLKVFGCTHFKINMGSRPQNGTTADDIKAISETVSELGKRTLDMGVTIAPHPHIWGPIERPEEVRALLDQTDPDIVSWIPDTAQLNLGGGDPVQLIDDYYDRLAAVHWKDSKASYRGYTGPTPTKEMHAEEILYKDLGSGGVDHPAIWAMLNERGYDGWITLDLDPPRPNEGEGSVDDKMGINCRYLMETLKVSRL